A section of the Halichoerus grypus chromosome 11, mHalGry1.hap1.1, whole genome shotgun sequence genome encodes:
- the LOC118544556 gene encoding LOW QUALITY PROTEIN: heterogeneous nuclear ribonucleoprotein F-like (The sequence of the model RefSeq protein was modified relative to this genomic sequence to represent the inferred CDS: inserted 2 bases in 1 codon; substituted 1 base at 1 genomic stop codon): protein MSMMLGPEGGEGFVVKLRGLPWSCSVEDVQNFLSDCTIHDGAAGVHFIYTREGRQSGEAFVELESEDDVKMALKKDRESMGHQYTEVFKSHRTEMDWVLKHSGPNSADTASDGFIRLRGLPFGCTKEEIIQFFSGLEIVPNGMTLPVDPEGKITGEAFVQFASQELAEKALGKHKERIGHRYIEVFKSSQEEVRSYSDPTLKFMSVQRPGPCDRPGTARRYIGIVKQAGLERMRSGAYSAGCGGYEEYSGLSDGYGFTTDLFGGDLSXCLSGMYDHRYGDGEFTVQSTTGHCVHMRGLPYKATENDIYNFFSPLNPVRVHIEIGPDGRVMGKADVEFATHEEAVAAMSKDRANMQHRYTELFLNSTTGASNGAYSSQMMQGMGVSAQSTYSGLESQSXSGCYGAGYGGQNSMGGYD from the exons ATGTCCATGATGCTAGGTCCCGAGGGAGGCGAAGGCTTTGTGGTCAAGCTCCGTGGCCTGCCCTGGTCCTGCTCTGTTGAGGATGTGCAGAATTTCCTTTCTGACTGCACAATTCATGATGGGGCTGCAGGTGTTCATTTCATCTACACTAGAGAAGGCAGGCAGAGTGGTGAGGCTTTTGTTGAACTTGAATCAGAAGATGATGTAAAAATGGCCCTTAAAAAAGACAGGGAAAGCATGGGACACCAGTACACTGAGGTGTTCAAATCCCACAGAACCGAGATGGATTGGGTGTTGAAGCACAGCGGTCCAAACAGTGCCGACACCGCCAGTGATGGCTTCATTCGGCTTCGAGGACTCCCATTTGGATGCACCAAGGAAGAAATTATTCAGTTCTTCTCAGGGTTGGAAATTGTGCCAAATGGGATGACATTGCCTGTGGACCCCGAGGGCAAGATTACAGGAGAAGCCTTTGTGCAGTTTGCCTCCCAGGAGTTAGCTGAGAAGGCCCTAGGGAAGCACAAGGAGAGAATAGGGCACAGGTATATTGAAGTGTTCAAGAGCAGTCAGGAGGAAGTTAGGTCATACTCAGATCCCACTCTGAAATTCATGTCTGTACAGCGGCCGGGGCCCTGTGACCGCCCCGGCACAGCCAGGAGGTATATTGGCATTGTCAAGCAAGCGGGCCTGGAGAGGATGAGGTCTGGTGCATATAGTGCGGGCTGTGGGGGCTATGAGGAGTACAGCGGCCTCAGCGATGGCTACGGCTTCACCACTGATCTGTTCGGGGGAGACCTCAGTTAATGTCTCTCGGGCATGTATGACCACAGATACGGAGACGGCGAGTTCACTGTCCAGAGTACCACTGGACACTGCGTCCACATGAGAGGGCTGCCATACAAAGCCACAGAGAACGACATTTACAACTTCTTCTCTCCACTCAACCCTGTGAGAGTCCATATTGAGATTGGCCCTGATGGAAGAGTGATGGGCAAAGCCGATGTCGAGTTTGCCACTCACGAAGAAGCTGTGGCAGCTATGTCCAAAGACCGGGCCAACATGCAACACAGATACACAGAACTTTTCCTGAATTCCACAACTGGGGCCAGCAATGGGGCATATAGCAGCCAGATGATGCAAGGCATGGGGGTGTCAGCCCAGTCCACTTACAGTGGCCTTGAGAGCCAGTC GAGTGGCTGTTACGGGGCTGGCTATGGAGGCCAGAACAGCATGGGTGGATATGACTAG